In one Pungitius pungitius chromosome 13, fPunPun2.1, whole genome shotgun sequence genomic region, the following are encoded:
- the LOC119213870 gene encoding ankyrin-3 isoform X10, whose amino-acid sequence MMVNRTTESGFTPLHIAAHYGNINVATLLLNRGAAVDFMARNDITPLHVASKRGNSNMVKLLLDRGSKIDAKTKDGLTPLHCGARSGHEQVVEILLDRGAPFLSKTKNGLSPLHMATQGDHLNCVQLLLQNDVPVDDVTNDYLTALHVAAHCGHYKVAKLIVDKKANPNAKALNGFTPLHIACKKNRVKVMELLLKHGASIQAVTESGLTPIHVAAFMGHENIVHALTNHGASPNTTNVRGETSLHMAARAGQADVVRYLLKNGAKVETKSKDDQTALHISSRLGKVDIVQQLLQCGASANAATTSGYTPLHLAAREGHQDVAVMLLENGASLSSSTKQKGFSPLHVAAKYGKMEVASLLLQKRAAPDAAGKSGLTPLHVAAHYDNQRVALLLLDQGASPHAAAKNGYTPLHIAAKKNQMDIGTTLLEYGADTNAVTRQGISPIHLAAQEGSVDLVSLLLTKNANVNMCNKSGLTPLHLAAQEDKVNVAEVLLNHGADVNPQTKMGYTPLHVACHYGNAKVANFLLQNQARANGKTKNGYTPLHQAAQQGHTHIVNLLLQRGASANELTVNGNTALSIARRLGYISVVDTLRPMTDENLTTMSTSEKHKSNVPETMNEFLDMSDDEGEDALTGDTDKYLRPQDLKELGDDSLPQEGYMGFSIGARSASLRSFSSDRSNTLNRSSYARDSMMIEEILAPTKDTHLAVSRENGSEYMRRYSWTPDTVDHSPNTVSSPIHSGLSSPLPQYDSRFLVSFMVDARGGSMRGSRHNGMRIIIPPRKCTAPTRITCRLAKRHKLAYPPPMVEGEGLVSRLVEVGPAGAQFLGPVIVEIPHFGSMRGKERELIVLRSENGDTWKEHQSDARPEDLFDLLTGMDEELDSPAELEKKRICRIVTSDFPQYFAVVSRIKQESNHMGPDGGMLSSSTVPMVQASFPQGALTKKIRVGLQAQPVPDDMARAVLGNRATFSPIVTVEPRRRKFHKPITMTIPVPPRSAEGHPSGHRGDAAPCLRLLCSITGGTSPAQWEDITGTTPLSFVTDCVSFTTNVSARFWLADCHQIPETVSLASQLYRELICVPYLAKFVVFAKMNDPIEARLRCFCMTDDKVDKTLEQQENFEEVARSKDIEVLEGKPIHVDCYGNLSPLTKSGQQLVFNFFSFKENRLPFNVKVRDMGQELCGRLSFLKEPKSSKGHPQAAICNLNITLPTHKKDMESDPDDETEKPERRHTFASLALRKRYSYLTDPAASPQSPCERTDLRMAIVADHLGLSWTELAREMNFTVDEINHVRLENPNSLTAQSFMLLKKWVSREGKNATTDALTSVLTKVNRMDIVTLLEGPIFDYGNISGTRCFADDNAVFRDQADGKV is encoded by the exons ATGATGGTGAATAGAACAACAGAG AGCGGTTTCACGCCCCTCCACATCGCGGCTCACTACGGCAACATTAACGTGGCCACCCTCCTGCTgaacagaggagcagctgtggacTTCATGGCTCGG AATGACATCACTCCGCTTCATGTGGCCTCAAAAAGAGGCAACAGCAACATGGTCAAGTTGTTGCTGGACAGAGGGTCCAAAATAGATGCAAAGACCAAG GATGGTCTGACGCCTCTTCACTGCGGGGCGAGGAGCGGGCACGAGCAAGTGGTAGAAATCCTGCTGGACCGGGGCGCTCCTTTCCTGTCCAAGACCAAG AACGGGCTGTCGCCGCTCCACATGGCCACTCAGGGGGACCACCTGAACTGcgtgcagctgctgctccaaaACGACGTGCCGGTGGACGACGTCACCAACGACTACCTGACGGCGCTGCACGTCGCCGCCCACTGCGGCCACTACAAGGTGGCCAAGCTCATCGTGGACAAGAAGGCCAACCCCAACGCCAAGGCTCTG AATGGTTTCACTCCGCTTCACATCGCCTGCAAGAAGAACAGAGTGAAAGTGATGGAGCTGTTGCTGAAACATGGAGCGTCTATCCAGGCTGTCACTGAG TCTGGCCTGACGCCCATCCACGTGGCGGCCTTCATGGGCCACGAGAACATCGTCCACGCGCTGACGAACCACGGCGCCTCGCCCAACACGACCAATGTA CGAGGAGAGACGTCTCTGCACATGGCGGCCAGGGCGGGTCAGGCGGACGTGGTGCGATACCTGCTCAAGAACGGGGCCAAGGTGGAGACCAAGTCCAAG gaCGACCAGACGGCGCTGCACATCTCCAGTCGGCTGGGGAAGGTCGACATcgtccagcagctgctgcagtgcGGCGCCTCTGCCAACGCCGCCACCACCTCGGGCTACACCCCTCTTCACCTGGCCGCCCGCGAAGGACACCAAGACGTCGCCGTCATGCTGCTGGAGAACGgagcctccctctcctcctcgacCAAG CAGAAAGGGTTCAGTCCGCTGCACGTGGCAGCAAAGTACGGCAAGATGGAGGTGGCCAgtctcctcctgcagaagaGAGCTGCGCCGGATGCTGCTGGGAAG AGTGGGCTAACTCCGCTGCATGTAGCCGCTCACTACGATAATCAGAGagtggctctgctgctgctggatcagGGAGCTTCCCCGCACGCTGCCGCCAAG AATGGCTACACGCCGCTCCACATCGCCGCCAAAAAGAACCAAATGGACATCGGGACCACACTGCTGGAGTACGGCGCCGACACCAACGCGGTGACGCGACAGGGCATCAGCCCCATTCACCTGGCGGCCCAGGAGGGCAGCGTGGACCTGGTGTCCCTGCTGCTGACCAAGAACGCCAACGTCAACATGTGCAATAAG AGCGGACTCACACCGCTGCATCTGGCAGCGCAGGAGGACAAGGTCAACGTGGCAGAGGTCCTTCTCAACCACGGGGCTGATGTAAACCCACAGACGAAG ATGGGTTACACTCCGCTGCACGTGGCTTGTCACTACGGCAACGCAAAGGTGGCAAACTTCCTGCTGCAGAACCAGGCCAGAGCCAATGGCAAAACCAAG AACGGGTACACTCCTCTACACCAGGCGGCTCAGCAGGGCCACACCCACATCGTCAACCTGCTGCTTCAGCGCGGGGCCTCGGCCAACGAGCTCACCGTG AATGGGAACACCGCGCTGTCCATCGCCCGTCGTCTTGGATACATCTCTGTTGTGGACACCCTGAGGCCCATGACGGACGAAAACCTGACGACCATG AGCAcatcagaaaaacacaaaagcaacgTCCCAGAGACCATGAATGAGTTCCTCGACATGTCCGACGATGAAG GTGAGGACGCGTTGACCGGGGACACGGACAAATACCTGCGGCCTCAGGACCTCAAAGAGCTGGGGGACGACTCCCTCCCGCAGGAGGGCTACATGGGTTTCAGCATAGGAGCCCGCTCGGCCAG CCTGCGCTCCTTCAGTTCGGATAGGTCCAACACGCTCAACCGGAGCTCCTATGCGCGGGACAGCATGATGATCGAGGAGATCCTGGCGCCCACAAAGGACACG CACCTGGCCGTGAGCAGAGAAAACGGCTCGGAGTACATGCGGCGTTACAGCTGGACTCCGGACACCGTGGACCACAGTCCCAACACTGTGTCCAGTCCCATTCACTCCGG cCTCTCCTCCCCGCTCCCCCAGTATGACTCCAG GTTCCTGGTCAGCTTCATGGTGGACGCCCGCGGTGGCTCCATGAGGGGCAGCCGCCACAACGGCATGCGCATCATCATCCCCCCCAGGAAGTGCACGGCGCCCACCCGCATCACCTGCCGCCTGGCCAAAAGGCACAAGCTGGCCTACCCGCCGCCCatggtggagggagaggggctGGTCAGCCGGCTGGTGGAGGTCGGACCTGCCGGGGCTCAGTTCCTCGG CCCGGTGATTGTGGAGATCCCTCATTTCGGGTCCATGcgggggaaagagagggagctCATTGTGCTGAGGAGTGAAAACGGCGACACGTGGAAGGAGCACCAGTCTGACGCCAGGCCGGAAGACCTCTTTGATCTGCTCACGGGAATGGATGAAG AGCTGGACAGTCCTGCCGAGTTGGAGAAGAAGCGCATTTGCCGCATCGTCACCAGCGATTTCCCTCAGTATTTTGCCGTGGTGTCACGGATCAAGCAGGAGTCGAACCACATGGGTCCCGACGGAGGCATGCTGTCCAGCAGCACCGTGCCAATGGTCCAGGCCTCGTTCCCGCAGGGGGCGCTCACCAAGAAGATCCGCGTTGGCCTGCAG GCGCAGCCCGTGCCAGACGACATGGCGAGGGCGGTGCTCGGGAACCGGGCCACCTTCAGCCCCATCGTCACCGTcgagccgaggaggaggaagttccACAAGCCGATCACTATGACCATCCCCGTCCCGCCTCGATCGGCAGAAGGCCATCCCAGCGGCCACCGGGGCGACGCGGCGCCCTGCCTGCGTCTGCTCTGCAGCATTACAG GAGGGACGTCCCCGGCCCAGTGGGAGGACATCACAGGAACCACACCGCTGTCCTTTGTAACCGATTGCGTCTCCTTCACCACAAATGTGTCGGCCAG GTTCTGGCTCGCAGACTGTCACCAGATTCCTGAGACGGTGAGTCTAGCGTCTCAGTTATACCGGGAGCTGATCTGCGTGCCGTACCTGGCCAAGTTTGTGGTTTTCGCCAAGATGAACGACCCGATTGAGGCGCGGCTGCGCTGCTTCTGCATGACGGACGACAAAGTGGACAAGACCCTCGAGCAGCAGGAGAACTTTGAGGAGGTGGCCCGCAGCAAAGACATCGAG GTGCTTGAGGGAAAGCCCATCCACGTCGATTGCTATGGCAACCTGTCCCCTCTCACCAAAAGTGGCCAACAGCTGGTGTTTAACTTCTTCTCCTTCAAGGAAAACCGGCTTCCTTTCAAtgtcaag GTCAGAGATATGGGCCAGGAGCTATGTGGTCGCCTCTCCTTCCTGAAAGAGCCCAAATCTAGCAAAGGCCATCCACAGGCTGCCATATGCAATTTGAATATCACACTGCCAACCCACAAGAAG GATATGGAGTCTGATCCTGATGATGAG actGAAAAGCCAGAACGACGTCATACCTTTGCCTCCTTAGCTTTGCGTAAGCGCTACAGCTATTTGACCGACCCAGCAGCGA